In the genome of Arachis hypogaea cultivar Tifrunner chromosome 9, arahy.Tifrunner.gnm2.J5K5, whole genome shotgun sequence, the window CCCAAGAATGTGGAGGATGTACAAATGATGATTGGGGCTTAGACCCACCTCTCGATCTGTGGAGTTGATCATTACAGGTTCTTTATCTTACTCTGCTTAATTATGATCATTATAGTATGGAATGTTAGGGGAGTAGCGAATAAAGCCACGATTCGTACTctcaaagaaatgaagaagaatcaTAAACCTGACATAACGATCTTAGTAGAAACAAGATGTAGTGGTAAAAAAGCTGAAGAAACTGTAAAATCTCTGGGCTTTCGACACTCTTTTTTTGAACATGCTAGAGGCTATAGTGGAGGAATTTGGATTATGTGGGATGATGACAATCTACAAATTAGCATCAATGCCTCTCATCAACAATATATTCACCTAAAAGTGAAGGAGTTTCAAAGGGAAGAATGGTGGCTAACTGCAGTTTACGCAAGCCCTCATGAAAACATAAGAAAAGAGCTATGGGAGCAACTTACACAGATTGGTAATGGCATGAGAGAACCGTGGATGCTTATTGGGGATTTCAATGAAATTGCAGACCCCACTGAAAAGAAAGGAGGTTCCAAAAGCAACAGCCAAGAATGCAGAAGATTCAAGAAGAGAATGAATGAATGCAAAGTGATGGATTTGGGGTTTATTGGAAACAAATACACTTGGAAAGGAGCTGCTAGAGATGGGCTTGAGCGAGTCTTTAAACGCCTAGACAGAGCCTTGTCAAATTTAGATTGGAGAATCACTTTTTCAGAGGCCCGGATTGAGGTACTCCCAAGAATAAATTCGGACCACCATCCTCTGCTTGCTAGAACCTGCCCAAACAGAATTGACACTAGAATCAAGCCTTTCAGGAATGAAGCTATGTGGGAGGTGATGCGGTATTATACAATCCACAttactaaccgacaagtgcatcgggttgtaccaagtaataccttacgtgagtaagggtcgatcccacgaggattgatggattaagcaacagttattgagtgataagcttagttaggcaagcagaaattggttttgagatgttcaaaaagTTTAagtgtaaattcagaatatcaaaaACAGGCAGAttaataagttgggaataaaatattagagaaaatagtcaaggtttcagagttatctatttttccagatttattttcttactaactattttaatcatgcaatatttaatttcatggcaaactatatatgactagaccctaattccttagaccttcctagtctcttctaaaattcattaactgccaattccttggtcaattaattccaattagagggtgatgatcaatttctagtttatatgccaaaagaattctaattatccaaagaataaagggattatatgtcacgtatcccgttaaatacaaacaattagaaattcagtatactatattttcaagctgttgttcaagtaaagagcttttccaagttttacaagaactcaattagaacatgggtcatacttccgttccacccatattcataaagtaaagaacgaaaacaattatt includes:
- the LOC140175025 gene encoding uncharacterized protein, with the translated sequence MIIIVWNVRGVANKATIRTLKEMKKNHKPDITILVETRCSGKKAEETVKSLGFRHSFFEHARGYSGGIWIMWDDDNLQISINASHQQYIHLKVKEFQREEWWLTAVYASPHENIRKELWEQLTQIGNGMREPWMLIGDFNEIADPTEKKGGSKSNSQECRRFKKRMNECKVMDLGFIGNKYTWKGAARDGLERVFKRLDRALSNLDWRITFSEARIEANKISSSPNGMKMI